AAGATTTATTAACAAAGATAAGCTAAAGATATTGATAAAACTGATAGAATGTACAAATTGCCAATACTGTATTTTAGGACAAGCTGACCCTTTGACTAAATCTAATTTATTGGCTTACAGGATGTCGTCGGCGGTGTCCTCCGGGCATTCGCTGGTGATGGTGTAGACGGTGCCCCTGATCTTGGCTTCATAGATCTTGCTGAATTCAGATGTCAGCATGGGATTTTCCTCTCTTTTATTGCAGGCAATAGATTTTGCTGTAAATTCGCAGTTGTATTTTACAACAGAATAGCGTATTCTATAGGCAGAAAGGGGCGGATAGAGTTGCCGAACATCAAACCGATTTCCGATCTGCGCAATTACAGCAAGGTGCTGCATCATGTGGCCCCGGGCGCTCCTGTCTTTTTGACGAAAAACGGGCGCGGCAGATACGCCATTGTGGATATGCAGGACTATGAGAAAACACAGGCGACGCTCCGTCTTATGAACGAACTTGCAAAGGGCAGAAAGTCCGGCGAGCAGGAAGGCTGGCTGGAGCCCGAAGACATGAGGGCGCATTTCCGCGCAAGAACGGATGAAGTATAGGCTCCGCTACTCTATCCAGTCGCGCAGGGATTTGGAAGAAATATGGGACTATATTGCGGCGGAGCTTCAAAATCCATCTGCCGCCGCACGTGTCGTAAACACCATTATGGATGCCACTGACCAGTTGATAGAATTTGCGGAGATGGGCGCGCCCCTATCCTCAATTGCCAATGTCGAGAGCGATTACCGCTTTCTTGTGCATGGAAATTACCTCACATTCTACCGGGTTCATGGCGATGAGGTCTATGTGGATCGAGTGCTTTATGGCCGCCGGGATTATCTGCGTATCCTTTTCGGAGATCTTATGAAAGATGAAACAGCAGAATAAAAACCGCCGTATTCCCACTTTGACGGACACCGATTCGTGATTAGTGGAAAAGGGCCGGGCCATTAGCCGCCGCCTGCGGTCGGAGCGAAGCGGAGAGCCTTGACTCCATGTGCTAGACTTAAACAACCCGACCGAAGGTTAGGCTACGAGGCTTTATAACCCCATGTCTTCATTTACCACCAACACATGCAGGTCTGTCAGGCCGGGTTTGCGCTCAATAACCGTCATGATCCGGCAAATACGGTCCGGTGAACTGCATTCCTGGCAAAAGCCGGTTTTGGCGCAGGGAGTGTTTTTGCTCAGGCGTTTGGCATTACGCGGCGCAGCGTATCTTTTTATGCGCTTGATTGCTTCTTCCGTATTGTCAACGATTTTATTGCGCCCGGCGACTACTATAACTTTTTGGGGACCAAACAACATGGCTCCCACGCGATTGCCTGTCATATCCATGTTTACCAGACAGCCTGTTAAGGTTAGCGCGTTAGTGCCGGATAAAAACAGATCACTAACTTGCTGCCGGCGCATTACTTCCAATGTCTCAGCAGGTGTTAAGCCCGGCTTCCCGTGGATAAGCAGTTCCTTGCCCATTACCTCTAATTCCTCTGTAACCCCAAGGCCGGCCACCGATAGAGAACCGCCGAAGCCAATTGTTTGCGCACCTTCGGCCTCTTGTATAATGTAATCATAAGCAACCTGCTTTGTTGGACAGTAAACGGCGGTAAAACCGTTCTTCTCCAGGGCTTGTACCGCTTTCCGGATCATTTGCTCATAATTCCAACTAATTAATTCATCTAAATTCATCAACGCACCTCCGGCAGAAATTTTCCGTGATCAATAGTTTCTGCTAAGAATGAAATTTTCACCCTTACAATGACCTTGGAAATTTTATTAGCAGCTTACCTTCCGGATAATAATACTTTTTACGCAATATGAGAGCCATTTTACAGCTCCCATATTATCCAGACTTACCAATAAACATCATACACCATGGATTTATCAAATTCCCAGGGGGCTGTTGCACAAAAGCTAGTAATTCGTGGTACAACAGATTTTTATAAAGATATCAAGGCTATTATTGAAATAATTCGCTGAATTTAATTTTATAGAGGAAAAGGAGCATCGCTCACTGCTCTAAGAAAGTAGTTTTGCGACACTCCCTTCTATTTTTACTTCAGGTGAGCTAAAATCCCCACCTGAATCCCCGATGTTCAGCTTTAACTAAACGAGCTCACTAAACTTCTTTCAGCAGGTTTTTCAATTCCTTGATCTCATCTTCACTCATTTTATAGGTATGCTCTTCCTCAACAGGGAATTTATTTTCGCGCACTTCCCGGGCATAATCTTCAAAGGCGCTTACCAAAACTTGCCCTACACCGGCATATTTTTTAACGAATTTGGGAGTAAAGTTATCATATAAACCCACCATGTCAGCGTAAATAAGCAGTTGTCCATGAGTGTGCGGCCCCGCGCCGATGCCCAGTATGGGAATGTTAGCCCTTTCCGTGATGGCCTGTCCCACTGCTGACGGAACGCCCTCTACCAGGATGGAAAATGCCCCGGCTTCCTCAATCAACCTGGCCTGTTCAACCAGCTGCATAGCAGCTTTGGCATTTTTCCCCTGAGCCTTATAACCGCCGATTTGTCCCATAAACTGTGGAGTAAGTCCTATATGGCCCATAACTAGAATACCGGCCTCGTTAATAGCTTTGATGCGGCTTAACATGCGTTCACCGCCGCCTTCCAGCTTAACTGCGTCAACCAAAGCCTCTTTAACCAATCTCCCGGCACTTTCCACAGCTTGTTCATCGGATACCTGGTATGACATGTACGGCATGTCTCCGACGATAAATGTATTTGGAGCACCCCGGCGCACTGCCTGGCAGTGACGGACCATATCATCCAGAGTAACCGGGAAAGTAGTATCATAGCCAAGGGATACCATGCCCAGTGAATCGCCGACAAGAATCATGTCCACCCCGGCTTTTTCCTGCATTTTGGCTACCAGGTAATCATAAGCTGTTAAATAGACTATTTTTTCTCCGGCCTCGACCATATTATGAAAAGCACCAATATTTTTTTTGCTCATAACTAGTTCATCTCCTAATTAATAATTTTAATATAAGCTTTTTAAGTTTACGATATTGAGGGTAAAATCCCGGTTCACCCATAAACTCATTCAACAAGCCTAAAAAGAATCAGTCTTCTTTTTCAGCACAGCTCCCGTGCCTGCCGAAGTTACCAGCTCAGCATAACGGGCCAAGTACCCCTTCTTTACTTTAGGTTCGGGCATTTCCCATTTAGCTAGCCGGTTAGTCAACTCTTCCTGACTTAAATCCGCATTCAAGCTGCATGCTGGGATATCTATGCTGATAATGTCGCCTTCCTTTAAAGCAGCCAGGGGACCACCCAGCGCAGCTTCAGGTGTAACGTGACCGATGGAAGCTCCACGACTGGCCCCGCTAAAGCGCCCGTCGGTAATTAAAGCTACCTCCTTATCCAGCCCCAAACCCGCCAGTGTGGCGGTAGGAGTAAGCATTTCCCGCATACCCGGACTACCTTTGGGGCCTTCATATCTGATTACGATTACATCACCTTTGCGAATCTGATTGCTCATCATAGCAGCTACGGCATCTTCCTCGGAATTAAAAATCCGTGCCGTTCCGCGGTGCTTCAACATCTCCGGGGCCACCCCGGCTTTTTTGACCACCGCGCCGCCGGGCGCTATGTTACCGTAAAGAATCGCAATACCGCCAGTAGAACTGTACGGGTCGTCAACATTACGAATAACCTCATTGCGGCTTATTGCGGCATTCTCAATATTTTTCCATAAGGTTTTACCGGTAACGGTCAAAGCGCTTCCGTCTGCAAGCCCGTGTTCAACCAGCTGGCGCAGTACCGCGGAAACACCACCCGCTTCATCAAGATCCTGGACATGGTGAGTACCGTTAGGGCTTAATTTGCATAGATTAGGTGTCTTAGAGCTAATTTCGTTAATTTGATCTAAATTGATTTTCACACCTGCCTCATAAGCAATGGCAGGCAAATGTAAAACCGTATTAGTAGAGCATCCCAAAGCCATATCCAAAGCCAAACCGTTTATGAAGGCCTTTTTAGTCATAATGTCTGAAGGACACAAATTTTCTTTTACCAGATCCATAATCCGCATGCCCGTTAATTTAGCTAAACGACGGCGTGCGGCGGAAACCGCGGGGAGGGTTCCATTGCCGGGCAAAGCCATACCCAGTGCTTCTGTCAGACAACCCATGGAATTAGCGGTAAACATACCTGCACAGGAACCACAACCCGGGCAAACTACTTCTTCAAGTTCAGACATATCCGACTCGGACATACGACCCGATTTCACAGCGCCGATAGCTTCAAAAATATTACTAACGGATACGTCCCGCCCTTTAAAACTTCCGGCCAACATAGGGCCGCCGCTAATAATAATAGTCGGAATATCCAGCCGGGCTGCAGCCATGAGCATACCGGGCACAACTTTATCACATGCGGTTATTAATACCAGGCCGTCAAACGGATGCGCCATACTCATAACTTCCACTGAATCGGCGATTATTTCCCGACTGGCAAGAGAATACTTCATTCCGTCATGGTTCATAGCTATACCGTCACAAACCGCGATGGAGGGGTATTCAATAGGCGTACCACCGTTAATTCTTACCCCGGCCTTTACCGCCTCACTAATTTCCCGCAAATGCATGTGTCCCGGTACTATTTCATTAAATGAATTGACTACCCCGATCATAGGTCGCCCCAGTTCCTGATCGGTAAGCCCCAACGCTTTGAACAAAGATCGGTGCGGCGCTTTTTGCAGTCCTTTTTTCATAGCATCGCTACGCACTTTAACAACCTCCTTTCTAATGTTCTTTGCATTTCCCTGGAACGCTTCCAAACCAGTATTTTAACAACGCGGGTATTAAAAATAAGATAAATAATAGACGAAACATCTGGTATGCTGTGATTAATGAAATATCCGCATGGACCTGTAGCGCTGTTAACCCCATTT
This genomic interval from Desulfoscipio sp. XC116 contains the following:
- a CDS encoding type II toxin-antitoxin system prevent-host-death family antitoxin, whose protein sequence is MPNIKPISDLRNYSKVLHHVAPGAPVFLTKNGRGRYAIVDMQDYEKTQATLRLMNELAKGRKSGEQEGWLEPEDMRAHFRARTDEV
- a CDS encoding type II toxin-antitoxin system RelE/ParE family toxin, translating into MKYRLRYSIQSRRDLEEIWDYIAAELQNPSAAARVVNTIMDATDQLIEFAEMGAPLSSIANVESDYRFLVHGNYLTFYRVHGDEVYVDRVLYGRRDYLRILFGDLMKDETAE
- a CDS encoding lactate utilization protein, with product MNLDELISWNYEQMIRKAVQALEKNGFTAVYCPTKQVAYDYIIQEAEGAQTIGFGGSLSVAGLGVTEELEVMGKELLIHGKPGLTPAETLEVMRRQQVSDLFLSGTNALTLTGCLVNMDMTGNRVGAMLFGPQKVIVVAGRNKIVDNTEEAIKRIKRYAAPRNAKRLSKNTPCAKTGFCQECSSPDRICRIMTVIERKPGLTDLHVLVVNEDMGL
- the panB gene encoding 3-methyl-2-oxobutanoate hydroxymethyltransferase encodes the protein MSKKNIGAFHNMVEAGEKIVYLTAYDYLVAKMQEKAGVDMILVGDSLGMVSLGYDTTFPVTLDDMVRHCQAVRRGAPNTFIVGDMPYMSYQVSDEQAVESAGRLVKEALVDAVKLEGGGERMLSRIKAINEAGILVMGHIGLTPQFMGQIGGYKAQGKNAKAAMQLVEQARLIEEAGAFSILVEGVPSAVGQAITERANIPILGIGAGPHTHGQLLIYADMVGLYDNFTPKFVKKYAGVGQVLVSAFEDYAREVRENKFPVEEEHTYKMSEDEIKELKNLLKEV
- the ilvD gene encoding dihydroxy-acid dehydratase; the protein is MRSDAMKKGLQKAPHRSLFKALGLTDQELGRPMIGVVNSFNEIVPGHMHLREISEAVKAGVRINGGTPIEYPSIAVCDGIAMNHDGMKYSLASREIIADSVEVMSMAHPFDGLVLITACDKVVPGMLMAAARLDIPTIIISGGPMLAGSFKGRDVSVSNIFEAIGAVKSGRMSESDMSELEEVVCPGCGSCAGMFTANSMGCLTEALGMALPGNGTLPAVSAARRRLAKLTGMRIMDLVKENLCPSDIMTKKAFINGLALDMALGCSTNTVLHLPAIAYEAGVKINLDQINEISSKTPNLCKLSPNGTHHVQDLDEAGGVSAVLRQLVEHGLADGSALTVTGKTLWKNIENAAISRNEVIRNVDDPYSSTGGIAILYGNIAPGGAVVKKAGVAPEMLKHRGTARIFNSEEDAVAAMMSNQIRKGDVIVIRYEGPKGSPGMREMLTPTATLAGLGLDKEVALITDGRFSGASRGASIGHVTPEAALGGPLAALKEGDIISIDIPACSLNADLSQEELTNRLAKWEMPEPKVKKGYLARYAELVTSAGTGAVLKKKTDSF